The region ATCATTTCAATTCCTTGGCTTGTTAAGCCTATCTGGGGCCTTCTCACTGATGTTCTTCCTGTCCTCGGCTACCGTAGGCGGCCTTATTTCATTTTTGCTGGTAATTTGTGCTACATTATTTACTTTTCTGCTTTTGTTTTGGTATGTATGATCTCAGTTTGTGGAATTGCTGAGAAAATGAGTCACTATAGCTTGATTGATTCGTGAACACATTGAACTACATTCCAATTTCAATTTAGTAGTTAAGTTGTCATCGTAATGCATCAACATTTGCTTTTATGCTGTAGCACAAACACTTCATTAaattaatgtttcacctttgggAAACGTGTTGGAAACTTGGTGTTTCGGACATGAAACTTCATTTCAACATaggaaactttaaaataataccAATTGCCCGTGTTTAtgtccaagtgtcccgtttACCCGTATCCATGTCCGCGCTTCATAGCTTTTATAATTCTCCATAATGAATAGGAAATAATATCatagaaaactaaaaaaatgttGTTTTGCTTATCATAATGATACACAATCTTTTACTCGATGACAATTTCAGGATTGCTTGGTGTGGTCTCCATGCTATTGCTGTCATTACATAAGAATCTGCATCTTGTATTTGCTCTATTGTCATTGACAGCTGGAAGTGCCGGTGTAGCCATAGCAGATGTGACAATAGATGCTTGTGTTGCACAGAATAGTAATACTCATCCTTTGCTTGCGCCTGATATGCAAAGCTTATGTACTTTAAGTTCCTCAATTGGAGCTCTTTTGGGGTACTCTATCAGTGGCGTTTTTGTCCACCTGATCGGCTCTAAGGTTGGCTGCTGTTTAATTCCGTTACCCTGTTACATTTCCATTActaatttgtatttgttaatGGGTTAGAAAACTATTCCCTTACTTCTTTGTTAGGGTGTGTTTGGTTTGCTGACAATCCCAGCTGGACTTGTCTTTTTAGTAGGGAGCATGGTCGACGAGCCTGTTATGCTTAATTTTGACTACAGACAGGTAATCCTTGTTGTATTACTTGCATTGCATTCTGGTACATCTATATTGTAACATATTCTTGATTACTCAGGTAAACCAGAAGTTTGTTGATGCTGGCAAGACCATGTGGTCAACATTAAAATTCCCTGATGTGTGGAGACCATGTTTATACATGTACTTATCCTTTGCTTTGAGTGTAAATATTCATGAAGGGATGTTCTACTGGTATACAGATTCGAAAGGGGGTCCGTCTTTCTCCCAGGTATATGTGATTCTGCACTTTTCATGGGAACTTGTAGAGTCCTATGTTTCGGTGTTTCCTTTCCATTTTCGGAAATACTTGTGAAATtctaaaactttatatttataacttattctTGTAATTAGCGCTGTTTTGCTGTTTCACATTTCAGCATTTCCGTGTAACATAGAGCTATCCAGCATAAGCACAATAGCTTACAAGGGCTGTTAGTAAAATTGATTGTATGTGATGCTTTGTGCAGGAGATGGTTGGTTTCATATTTTCAGTTGGTTCAGTCGGATCTCTCTTAGCAGCGATAATATACCAAAATGTACTGAAAGATTACCCTTTTCGAGATGTGCTATTCTGGAGTCAATTGTTGTTAGGGTTGTCTGGAATGTTAGATTTGATAGTGGTGCTGCGGCTGAACTTGAAAATGGGGATACCAGATTACGTCCTGATTGTGATCGACGAGTGTGTGTTTCGTATGGTCGTAAACCTCAAGTGGATGCCACTTCTCGTGCTGAGTTCGAGGCTGTGTCCGCCTGGTATAGAAGGCACGTTCTTTGCTCTACTCATGTCAATTGACAATCTTGGACTTCTTACATCTTCATGGGGAGGAGGAATTTTACTCCATTTATTGAACGTGACTCGGACGAAATTTGATAATCTGTGGTTGGCAATAATAATCAGAAGCATATTGAGAATAACTCCACTCTGTCTGATATTTTTGGTTCCGAGAGGTGATCCTAAAGCTTCGTTACTTCCGAGTGAAATCAGAAACGAAGATCCTGAGGATGAGAATATTGAATTGGTATCGCTTGTACACAGTGTTAATAGTAAATAGCTTCATCTTCATTCAGATTGTTAACATTAGATTCCATGGCGATACTCATATACAGCTTTTAACAACTTACTGATACTACATTTATTGTTGAGTTGATAGTTGAAATTAGATGAGCAATGTTTTTGGATAAAggatatttgattttagcatACATGAGGTCATATTTTTTACTATTTCTAGACTACCAATTCTTGTAAACTTGGAATGGAAGATATTGTAATGAAGAAACAACACAAAGTTCATTCAGTTTTAGGTTGTGTAGAATTTTTGCTGTTTTGGAACATTTTATTCAGTACAATCATATACTTATATCTATGCCTTCTACCTTTTGATTTGGTTTGCTTTCATTATTCaatattgtcaatttttttttgcacaTTCCTACTTCTGCATTATATATAGACTTGAGGGATCCACTCTCATAGACttaaggcttatccccttaaaaacccctcaccttttacccccaattcgtttgcaccctcacgttgcaaaaccaccaaatatacccaaattacgacctttcactttcaattgcaccctcaagcattaaattgatctcttttcacttgaaaaaataggtttatttttgttttaaataaaatattaagtcctattttaaaatatatgctagaatttaaagtattgatttgaatattttttaagtgaaaagaggtcaatttaatgcttgagggtgcaattgaaagtgaaaggtcgtaatttgggtatatttggtggttttacaacgtgagggtgcaaatgaattgggggtaaaaggtggggggattttaaggggataagcctagacttaattattgaaaaatacCTCACATTTTTTACTCGTTTTCATTTCTagccaaatcttttaaaattgtcaattttagctaatttttcATTTCAGCTTCAATTGTAGATCTTTGTTTAAATTGGAATgggaaaaatatcaaatatacattccatgtttaaaatttttgatgataaaaagacaaattaaaataatataaaacaatttaaagtgCATTTTCGAACTTTTTTTACTCATTTGAACAAATACttgtaattgaaattgaaaaatagataaaaattgaGATTCTAAAAGTTAGGACCATAATCCGGATCCCTCGGTCTTCACCTAATTTTCAAAGAGGGGAGTTGATACTCAACtcaactctctctctctctctctcttcaaaacaaaaaattaaaaaaaataatcaaatatttataataagtaagcttcacacaaaaaaaaaattacttaacaTAAAATCCtcttaattcttttttattttgttttgctaCCATATGATTTATTATATGTTGTCACTCATATCATCTCTCCATAAAcattcatattaaaaatatgtcaTGTCATATATTTTTACgagtattatataatttttaaccTTTTATGCTAAGTGAGTAAACTACAAGGTAACAGAAAAATTTCGTAAAAGAAccatgttttaaattttataaaaggttAAAGAGTATTTATCTCATATAATGGTCGTGCCATGTTATATTTTCGACAAGCCAACTAACATTTACAATAGAGAATTTTATAactattatttatctttttaatcaCTACAAATTTCACATAGCTAACGCATAATTGATTTGTTGTACGAATGACAATGACATAATGGTTGCGTTGAATAATTTTTCAAGGTTGGTTTGTAAAACAATATACTATAGGGTTTAGATTGTTAGTTCTCTAAACGATTGGGTACCTTTTAAGTAGTTTCCCAACTAAAAACAAAGAAGGAGGAACTTTTTGCATCTGTAACCAAACAGGGAAGACGGCTTGTTTGCCTTATTCGGGATTAGGGTTAAACTCTTCACCTTTCactctctctttctttttagGCGCCAAAATTCTTTGCACAGACCTAACTGTCATTGACAGGTACTATTATTATTCCTACCTCTTCTTTTACATAACTACAGCTCCAAAATGATCCCACTTTttgttcttttaattattttttacatttgaaattttgtttATAATGTTGGATTCACAATGATATAATTTTGAACATAAATCTTTACATTTGAGTTCCACTGCGTCATAATCTGTGCGTAATTGCCTACCTTATAATTCTaaactcttttaaaatatatttaataagtGGAATAGCTATTGCACGAAAAAATGAAATAGCTATTTTTTACTTTTGTGAGAGAAGtagttattccataaaatcatgtAATAGCAATTTCATAGAATTATTGTTCGATGAACCAAAGTGAGGAACAACTGTTCAATACGGAATAATTATTCTATTCCAAACATGTTCCACAAACCAATCAATAGTCTGAATAGTATAATTTATggctttaaaatttatagcatgtccacattaaaatttatattttgccAGTTTTTCCCGTCTTATAGTTACAGTTTAGCCtaccttataaaaaaattctggtCCGCCCCTGTATATTCAGTAATTAGCtgcttttgatttttctttttcttatgtTGCTGAGACTTTTGTAATGTAATGATGGTGTTGAGATATTGTTCTTGCTGTTTGTTATGGAAGGAATGAGCAGCCAAACCCAAACTACCAATGATCGTTCACGAACATATTGGACCCCGACAATGGAGCGTTATTTTATTGACCTTATGTTAGAGCATATGCATAGAGGTAACAGAACTGGTCATACCTTCAACAAGCAAGCATGGATTGACATGCTTTCAGATTTCAATGCAAAATTTGGATCTCAGTATGATAAAGATGTCTTGAAAAGTCGATATACGAATCTTTGGAAACAGTTTAATGATGTAAAGAACCTTCTCGGTCAGAGTGGGTTTACTTGGGATGAAACTCGAGAAATGGTGGTAGCTGACGATTATGTTTGGAATGCTTATCTAAAGGTgcattgtttaattttaattatgaacATAGAAGTCTTTATGCTTTGAGACTGATAATGACACTAGATCCCGTGCAGGTGCATCCGGATGCTCGATCATACAGGACTAAAGCGGTGTTGAGTTTTAATGATTTGTGCTACATTTATGGGTACACCACTGCCGATGGAAGATACAGCAGATCAAGTCATGACGTAGACTTTGATGATGAAATCCGAGCATCAAATTTTGGTATGTATTTCTTTCTGCTCATAATGAGCTTTGAGACAGCTTGTTAatgttttttctcttttattagCCCCTTTTAACAGTTGTTATGGTTCTTTTTGCTTAATCTGTTTTTGTACTTGTCGATAATTATATGATTGCCATGTTGGTGAGCCGGTGactttttggttaatttggagGAGAGTTTAGTGAAATATCTTCACAAATGGCCTTTTCAAGTGCAAAATAATCCTAGTGTAACTTTTACATTTACATGGAATAATTAAATAGGTGATCTACTGCCATAAGGTAGAATGAGCATATTTTGCTAGTCATTTCagcattttacaattttatacaTTCACAATCTTGTAAATATCAGGTATGAGACTGAAATACCTAAATTTTTTGAAGATGTAATTCTGATGTTTAACGTTTTTATCTGTGGTTTATTTTCCAGAGGCAACTTGGATAATGCACCAAAATGAATGCACTCAGAATTcataagtataaaattttacttGTTTGTTTCCCTTGTTTGTTGGTGATACAGTGGAAAGTTCTGCCCCGTTGAACAACGACCGTTTAAAGACAGAGTGGACTGCTGTTATGGACCAGCATTTCATCGAACTTATGCTGGACCAAATAGTGAAGGGCAATGGAATTGATAATACATTCAACAAACAAGCTTGGACAGAGATGCTTGCCTGCTTCAATGCAAAATTTGGTCCTCAGCATGGCAAAAGAGTTTTAAGACATCGATACAAGAAATTGTCAAAGTATTGCAGTGATATGAAGGTTCTTCTTAAACAAGATGGCTTTTCATGGGATGAAATGGAACAAAAGATTGTAGCTGATAATGATGTTTGGGATGCTTATATTAAGGTACAAAATGTAcaaaatttaattgtattatGCATCTTACATTTTCTGTCTTTTTCTTCAATTGTAAACATCGCCTCTTTTCTGTAGGCTCATCCATATGTAAGGGCATATAGAATGAAGACCTTGCCAAATTACAATGATTTGATCCTTGTCTTTGGTGACTCAACTGAAGATGGAGATCACACTAATTTATATCAGGAAAAAGATTACGAAGCTCACATTTCTGGAAGGAAATCAGGTGAATTTTGATTGTTAATCGAGTCAGATTACTTTTCTTTGTGTACTTTTATACAGTTTAGAAATAATGGTCTGAAGTCTAAACAGGGCTTGTGGCTTGCCATAAAAATAAGGTCATAGAAAGATAAACACGTATGGGCCTAAATTTTTATGCCTACTGCTCTATTTTGTCAAAGTTCTTAATTTCCTTTTTACCTTCTGCAAGAGCAAATTATCCACTTAGTTGAGGATATCTGTAGTCCATCGCTATGGACGTTTTCCATCATCTTTTCTGTGTATGAACTTTAAACTTGGTATACATATGAGTTTTTATAAGATATTATCAATTGGTGGTATGATTTATGTTTGATTCTCATAGCGCTTTTGATGAGTGAATATTTATCTTTATAAATAGAATTTCTTTTGCCTGCAGGTGAAAGAAATGGGAGCCAAACTCAAACCACAAGTGACCGTACAAGAACATATTGGACCCCGCCAATGGATCGTAATCTTATTGACTTGTTACTGGAGCAGGTGCATAGAGGAAACAAACTCGGACAAACATTCATAAGCCAGGCTTGGATTGACATGGTAGCATCGTTCAATGTTAAATTTCAATCTAACCATGataaagatgttttgaaaaacCGGTACAAACATTTGAGGAGAATGtacaatgaaataaaaaatcttCTTGAAAAAGATGGGTTTTCATGGGACCAATCACGAGAAATGATAACAGCTGCAGATCATGTTTGGGATGCTTACACCAGAGTAATCCTTTTGTTTTTCCTTGCTTGATAAAGTATTTCGCAGTGTGTATTCCATTGCTTATATGTTACTGATACAGGAACACCCTGATGCTCGATCATATAGAGTCAAAACTGTACCTGGCTATCAGAAATTGTCTCTCATATTTGGACAAGAAAATTCTGATGGAAGATATAGCCATTTGGCTCAAAATGTGGATCCTGATGGTGAAGCACCTGTTCTAATGATTGGTAAGTTTCTCCTGATAATTTAATTGCACATTACAGTAGAATGGGCTAAGTTTAGCACACTTGGCTCACTACTTATGTTAcagcaaaataaaaatttaattacattGTAATTTGAATTGGTCTGAAAATTCTTTAGATTTGCAGATGTGGTCTGTGGGCATGGTAGAATTTTGTATAAATATTCACTTTATTTCTAAAGCAGAATATTAGGAAAAAAAAGTTAGTTATTGCATAATTGCTGAAGATCCCTTTGACAATAGATTGGCAACCAGCGATGGATCGCTACTTTATCGACCTTATGCTAGAGCAGGTTCGTGGGGGGAATAAGATCGACTACACCTTCGATGAACAAACATGGACTCTCATGGTTGAATCATTTAGTGAAGAGTTTGGACTTCTATGTAATAGATTTATTCTGGAAAATCGGTATTTAACTCTGATGAAAGAGTGCGACGACGTCAGAAATCTTCTCAGCCATGGTGGTTTTGCATGGGATACGACTCAACAAATAGTAATTGCTGATGATGCTGTCTGGGAAGCTTACATTGAGGTCCACTCCTGATTCTTTATTCATATGACATTTTTATACTATACTTGTTTGACATGTATCTATCAGTTACAAACTATGATGCATGGTAATTCGTTGAGTCCTATATTTCGgcgttttattattatttccgAAACATTACTAAAACTcggaaattttatatttgtaacctcttcttataaaaatatcttTCGACTGTTTCTTGTTTTAGCGTTTACCTTTTcaatgttttatgttttaacaTTTTCGTTTCAATGATTctgttttcgtgcaacatagttAACAATTTACAAACTAAGAATGCTCCACTGTGACACCTGTTATTTGTATGATCACAAGTAGTCACTCAGACTACTTACTTGTATGCATCAGAGCTTTTATTCTCTCTATAAATGAGCTTGTTGGTACTAATCCTATCAGTATATGTTTGAATGTCATTTGCAGGAGCAGCCACATGCTATTGCATACAGAAATAAAGTAttggaaaattttattaatCTATGCCAAATTCAAAGCAAGGAAGTATCAAATATTAGTGATCATGACCTACATGTGCAAACTGAAAATGATTTCCAAGAGGTAGCGGTGGATGTACTGCTTGAAGATGTAAACTTCCCGGTTGAGAATATTCAAATGTCCGATCAACAGAGAAAGCGACCTTTTATAGCTCCGTCAGACAACGAAGAGAGCTGCAAGGTGCAGAGAATCGACAAGGAGATGCAAAAAGCTCTTTCAGGAATTGCAGGTGCAGTAGAAAACACATCATTAAATATGAAAGTAAACGGAAACAGTGGAACAATCGAATGCGCCATCGATGCACTTCAGGCAATTCCAGACATAGATGACGAACTTTTGCTGGATGCCTGTGATCTTCTTGAAGACGACAAGAAGGCAAGGACATTTTTGGCACTGGATTCCACGCTTCGAAAGAAGTGGTTAGTGAGGAAACTCCGTCCATAGGATAGGATTAATACTCtcaatgttctcattttcaAGTTCAGAAGTGTAAATATAGGGTAGTTTTATATAAGATGGCTATGAAGCCATCAATAATTAATAGCAGTAATATGGCTAACCGTCTGCAACTTTTGTAGCATGTTGTCATGAGTCATGACTTGCCGTTGATAGAATGAGAATTTCATTAATGAAATTGTTTCTTCAAACGTTCTTCTGCCTCTTTTCTTCTCTTTTGAGTCCAAATTTTCTGATCACATTTAGTCAAgttaacatttattttttattttgctatgtactccctccgtctcacaTAGGCAAAATTGCTATTTTGTGCGTTCAAAAATATAGGCAaagttgaatattttttttgaatacaaAAGACTGGCTAAGGCCATGAAAAAGAACCAGAGGAAAACTAAGGATTTCTATACATGCGAGGAATACAAGCTCCTGCAAGATCATCAGTGAGAACACTGCATATATTCAATTGGAATGGCTTCAAAATGATGCACGCCAATGTCGAAGGAGAAGCCGAGGTTGGCCATGCGACCTGAGCATCTATTGCCTTCTCTATGAGTATGGTGGATGATAATATTCCACTCTTTGTTCATCATGCTCTTGATTGCCGCAACAATGTTAGCATTGACATTAACTTAATACTCAACATGAAATACCAATATTAACTTTCATTAATTGCAAccactttttttatatttcataaataatcagttatctaatataaaaattaataacaaacatatatttttaaaattggcctaataccttaaaaaaacccgacctttaaGCCCTGGCAAAGAAAGAAGAGAGTAGCAAGGTGCATAGTATTGGCAAGGAGATGCACAGTGATGTTTCGGGGATATGTAGAAGTAGTAGTAGAACCattcattaaataaaaacattggAACAATTGAATGTGCCATCGAAGCACTTCAAGCAATTCCAGACATAGACGAGGAACT is a window of Mercurialis annua linkage group LG2, ddMerAnnu1.2, whole genome shotgun sequence DNA encoding:
- the LOC126666630 gene encoding uncharacterized protein LOC126666630 isoform X1; protein product: MSSQTQTTNDRSRTYWTPTMERYFIDLMLEHMHRGNRTGHTFNKQAWIDMLSDFNAKFGSQYDKDVLKSRYTNLWKQFNDVKNLLGQSGFTWDETREMVVADDYVWNAYLKVHPDARSYRTKAVLSFNDLCYIYGYTTADGRYSRSSHDVDFDDEIRASNFVESSAPLNNDRLKTEWTAVMDQHFIELMLDQIVKGNGIDNTFNKQAWTEMLACFNAKFGPQHGKRVLRHRYKKLSKYCSDMKVLLKQDGFSWDEMEQKIVADNDVWDAYIKAHPYVRAYRMKTLPNYNDLILVFGDSTEDGDHTNLYQEKDYEAHISGRKSGERNGSQTQTTSDRTRTYWTPPMDRNLIDLLLEQVHRGNKLGQTFISQAWIDMVASFNVKFQSNHDKDVLKNRYKHLRRMYNEIKNLLEKDGFSWDQSREMITAADHVWDAYTREHPDARSYRVKTVPGYQKLSLIFGQENSDGRYSHLAQNVDPDGEAPVLMIDWQPAMDRYFIDLMLEQVRGGNKIDYTFDEQTWTLMVESFSEEFGLLCNRFILENRYLTLMKECDDVRNLLSHGGFAWDTTQQIVIADDAVWEAYIEEQPHAIAYRNKVLENFINLCQIQSKEVSNISDHDLHVQTENDFQEVAVDVLLEDVNFPVENIQMSDQQRKRPFIAPSDNEESCKVQRIDKEMQKALSGIAGAVENTSLNMKVNGNSGTIECAIDALQAIPDIDDELLLDACDLLEDDKKARTFLALDSTLRKKWLVRKLRP
- the LOC130014638 gene encoding probable folate-biopterin transporter 2; its protein translation is MQQDDSLEASDGEIVEKDESRGGCLCNFICTPFYWFKMLANETHWSLVFGVVAVYGISQGLGGAFSRVGTDYYMKDVQKVQPSESQIYQGIISIPWLVKPIWGLLTDVLPVLGYRRRPYFIFAGLLGVVSMLLLSLHKNLHLVFALLSLTAGSAGVAIADVTIDACVAQNSNTHPLLAPDMQSLCTLSSSIGALLGYSISGVFVHLIGSKGVFGLLTIPAGLVFLVGSMVDEPVMLNFDYRQVNQKFVDAGKTMWSTLKFPDVWRPCLYMYLSFALSVNIHEGMFYWYTDSKGGPSFSQEMVGFIFSVGSVGSLLAAIIYQNVLKDYPFRDVLFWSQLLLGLSGMLDLIVVLRLNLKMGIPDYVLIVIDECVFRMVVNLKWMPLLVLSSRLCPPGIEGTFFALLMSIDNLGLLTSSWGGGILLHLLNVTRTKFDNLWLAIIIRSILRITPLCLIFLVPRGDPKASLLPSEIRNEDPEDENIELVSLVHSVNSK
- the LOC126666630 gene encoding uncharacterized protein LOC126666630 isoform X2, which produces MSSQTQTTNDRSRTYWTPTMERYFIDLMLEHMHRGNRTGHTFNKQAWIDMLSDFNAKFGSQYDKDVLKSRYTNLWKQFNDVKNLLGQSGFTWDETREMVVADDYVWNAYLKVHPDARSYRTKAVLSFNDLCYIYGYTTADGRYSRSSHDVDFDDEIRASNFVESSAPLNNDRLKTEWTAVMDQHFIELMLDQIVKGNGIDNTFNKQAWTEMLACFNAKFGPQHGKRVLRHRYKKLSKYCSDMKVLLKQDGFSWDEMEQKIVADNDVWDAYIKAHPYVRAYRMKTLPNYNDLILVFGDSTEDGDHTNLYQEKDYEAHISGRKSGERNGSQTQTTSDRTRTYWTPPMDRNLIDLLLEQVHRGNKLGQTFISQAWIDMVASFNVKFQSNHDKDVLKNRYKHLRRMYNEIKNLLEKDGFSWDQSREMITAADHVWDAYTREHPDARSYRVKTVPGYQKLSLIFGQENSDGRYSHLAQNVDPDGEAPVLMIDWQPAMDRYFIDLMLEQVRGGNKIDYTFDEQTWTLMVESFSEEFGLLCNRFILENRYLTLMKECDDVRNLLSHGGFAWDTTQQIVIADDAVWEAYIEPHAIAYRNKVLENFINLCQIQSKEVSNISDHDLHVQTENDFQEVAVDVLLEDVNFPVENIQMSDQQRKRPFIAPSDNEESCKVQRIDKEMQKALSGIAGAVENTSLNMKVNGNSGTIECAIDALQAIPDIDDELLLDACDLLEDDKKARTFLALDSTLRKKWLVRKLRP